The stretch of DNA ACAATGATTTGAATACATACATAAATGGTTTCTTCACATTTTTTCCTATCTTTTTCTATTGATATCCATGGCTTTTCATTATCAAAATATTTATTAGCTTTCTTTATAAAATTAAATATATCATTTAAGGCACTATTAAATTGGCCTTCTTCTATTTTATCCCCTACTTCAAAATACAAATTTAATATATCTTGTTGAAATTTTCTTGAAATTTCACCTTTAGGTATTCTTGAATTGAAGTTTCTTTTACAAAATAATAAAGTTCTATTTACAAAATTCCCTAAGCTTCCAACTAAATCTGTATTCGATGTATTAATAAAGTCTCTCCATGTAAAATCAGTATCATTTTCTTCTGGTGAGTTTAATAATAAATAGTATCTAACAGAATCAACATTATAATTTTTGACTATGTAATCTGACCATATAGCCCAATTCTTTACAGCTGAAAAGTTTTTCCCTTCTAATTTTAAATACTCACTTGATATTACTCTCAAATTAGGATTTTTTATACCTAGTCCTGAAAGTATAGCTGGGAAAATTATTGTATGGAATGGTATATTATCTTTACCATGAACAAAATAAATTCTTGAATCTTCACCTTTCCAATACTCTAAAAAATCTTCTTTTTTATCTTCAAGACATTTCATACTAGCTGTTAAATATCCCATAACCGCTTCAATCCATACGAATATCTTTTTATCTTCATAGCCATCTAAAGGAACATCTACTCCCCAATTAAAATCTCTAGTTACAGCTTTATCTCTAAGACCTTCTTTTAAATATCTATTAACTATTTTTTCTGCATTATCTCTCCACCCATGTTGTCTTATAATTAGTCTTCTAACATCAATTTCAAACTTAGATAGTGCAAAAAATAGATGATTAGTATTTTTTACTACAGGCTCACTTTTGCATACCTTACATCGCTTATCTATTAAATCATCAACTTCTATTATTTCAGAACACTCTTCGCATTGTTCTCCTGAAGTTATTTCACCACAATGTGGACATTTTCCTTCTATATATCTATCTAATAAGAAATTATTACAAGTTTCACAATATATCTGTTCTACATTTTTTTCATAAATATATCCTTTATTGTACAACTCTAAAATAAACTCTTTTACCTTCTCTTCATGATATTCTGAGTGTGTTTTAGTAAAAATATCAAAAGAGAATCCTAAGTTTTCAAAACAAGTCTTAAACTCTTGATGATATTTTTCTACCGTTTCAATTGGAGTTGTTCCTTCCTCTTTAGCTTTCATTGTTACAGGAGTTCCATGACAATCTGTTCCTGAAACAAATATAACATCATCCCCCATTAATCTATGATATCTAGCTATTACATCTCCTGGAAGCCATACAGCTATTCTTCCTAAATGTAATGGTCCATTTGCATATGGCCATGCATTGCCTACAATAATATTCAAAAAAAATCCCCCCTTTTAGATTTAAGCTTTTAAAATTTTAATTTATATAAAGAAATTCAGCATCAGCTGAATTTCTTTATCTTTTATATTTTATTATCTAACTTGGCTTCCTGTTGGAAGTTCACCTGGATTTACTACTGTTAATAAACTATCATCATCTGTAGATGCAGCTAATATCATTCCTTGTGATAATTCCCCTCTTAATGTAACAGGTTTTAAGTTTGCTACTAATACAACATACTTACCAACTAAATCTTCTGGTTTGTAATATTGAGCTATTCCTGAAACTACCTGTCTTTCTTCACCATTTATATCTACTTTTAATTTAAGTAATTTCTTCGCTTTCTTTATTGGTTCACAAGCTATTACTTTCACTACTCTTAAATCTATTTTTTCGAAATCTTCTATTGTTATTTCTTCTTTTATAGGAATGATTTCTTTCTTTTCATTTTTCTTATTTTCTGCTAATTGAGCTTCTCTTAAAGCTTCTAATTCAGCAAGTTTTTTATCTACATCTATTCTTGGGAAAAGACTTTCTCCTTTTTTAACTTCTGTTCCTACTACTGTTCCATCAAAGCTACTTAATGAATCCCATTCTATACACTTAGTATTTAATTGCTCATTCATCTTTATACTTGTTTCTGGTAAGAATGCAGATAAAAGTACTG from Clostridium chauvoei encodes:
- the metG gene encoding methionine--tRNA ligase, which translates into the protein MNIIVGNAWPYANGPLHLGRIAVWLPGDVIARYHRLMGDDVIFVSGTDCHGTPVTMKAKEEGTTPIETVEKYHQEFKTCFENLGFSFDIFTKTHSEYHEEKVKEFILELYNKGYIYEKNVEQIYCETCNNFLLDRYIEGKCPHCGEITSGEQCEECSEIIEVDDLIDKRCKVCKSEPVVKNTNHLFFALSKFEIDVRRLIIRQHGWRDNAEKIVNRYLKEGLRDKAVTRDFNWGVDVPLDGYEDKKIFVWIEAVMGYLTASMKCLEDKKEDFLEYWKGEDSRIYFVHGKDNIPFHTIIFPAILSGLGIKNPNLRVISSEYLKLEGKNFSAVKNWAIWSDYIVKNYNVDSVRYYLLLNSPEENDTDFTWRDFINTSNTDLVGSLGNFVNRTLLFCKRNFNSRIPKGEISRKFQQDILNLYFEVGDKIEEGQFNSALNDIFNFIKKANKYFDNEKPWISIEKDRKKCEETIYVCIQIIVNISNLLEPFIPFTTKKIRRFLDLEDPIWSYIEKKQGNIKEIEILFERIDKKIAIDEVKRLKEKKL